The Aphelocoma coerulescens isolate FSJ_1873_10779 chromosome 2, UR_Acoe_1.0, whole genome shotgun sequence genome contains a region encoding:
- the RNF152 gene encoding E3 ubiquitin-protein ligase RNF152 translates to METLSQDSLLECQICFNYYSPRRRPKLLDCKHTCCSVCLQQMRTSQKDLRCPWCRGITKLPPGYSVSQLPDDPEVIAVIAIPHTSEHTPVFIKLPSNGCYMLPLPLSKERALLPGDIGCRLLPGSQQKSLTVVTIPAEQQPLQGGLPAEAGAEEPDRRGAVKSSTWSGVCTVILVACVLVFLLGIVLHNMSCISKRFTVISCG, encoded by the coding sequence ATGGAGACCTTATCCCAGGACTCTCTGCTGGAGTGCCAGATTTGCTTCAACTACTACAGCCCCCGCCGGCGGCCCAAGCTGCTGGATTGCAAGCACACCTGCTGCTCCGTGTGCCTGCAGCAGATGAGGACCAGCCAGAAGGACCTGCGCTGCCCCTGGTGCCGTGGGATCACCAAGCTGCCTCCGGGGTACTCAGTGTCACAGCTGCCTGATGACCCCGAGGTGATCGCTGTCATCGCGATCCCCCACACCTCAGAGCACACCCCCGTCTTCATCAAACTCCCCAGCAATGGGTGCTACATGCTGCCCTTGCCCCTCTCCAAGGAGAGGGCGCTGCTGCCGGGAGACATTGGCTGCCGCCTCCTGCCCGGCAGCCAGCAGAAGTCCCTGACGGTGGTGACGATCCCCGCAGAGCAGCAGCCGCTGCAGGGCGGCCTTCCCGCCGAGGCGGGAGCGGAGGAGCCGGACCGTAGAGGCGCTGTGAAAAGCTCCACCTGGTCGGGGGTGTGCACTGTGATCCTGGTGGCCTGCGTCCTGGTCTTCCTCCTGGGCATCGTCCTCCACAACATGTCGTGCATTTCCAAGCGCTTCACGGTGATCTCCTGCGGCTGA